In Fusarium poae strain DAOMC 252244 chromosome Unknown contig_1, whole genome shotgun sequence, the following are encoded in one genomic region:
- a CDS encoding uncharacterized protein (TransMembrane:1 (i21-44o)), producing MSSGGPIEHTCLRRFKRPPEMLAASALMSCALVCLPTEILIRIFEEANTIDAVCLALTCKRIFQASAMLTIRVPSVAHHRDLLPSACSHIFELLRRFQPQVDRKTRFSGKKKKFGLCFDCLQYRPRKKTHWRWIAREYRRSRGVTAESWKRAVDRWSRTSTAQCPECYCKERYTVLPVQAM from the exons ATGTCTTCAGGCGGACCAATTGAGCACACATGCTTGCGGCGCTTCAAAAGGCCGCCAGAG ATGTTGGCCGCGagcgccttgatgtcttgCGCCCTCGTGTGCCTGCCAACAGAAATCCTTATCCGCATATTCGAAGAGGCGAATACAATAGACGCCGTCTGTCTCGCTCTCACCTGTAAGCGTATTTTCCAAGCCTCGGCCATGTTGACCATCAGAGTACCTTCGGTGGCCCACCACAGAGACCTCTTGCCGTCGGCTTGCTCTCACATCTTTGAGCTTCTCCGGCGATTCCAGCCTCAAGTTGATCGCAAAACGCGCTTTTccggaaagaagaaaaaattTGGACTGTGCTTCGATTGCCTGCAGTACCGACCTCGGAAGAAGACGCATTGGAGATGGATCGCCAGGGAGTATCGACGGAGCAGGGGAGTGACAGCAGAATCATGGAAGAGGGCTGTAGATAGATGGTCTAGGACGAGCACAGCGCAGTGTCCGGAATGTTATTGCAAGGAGAGGTATACAGTTTTGCCAGTCCAAGCCATGTAA